In Leifsonia sp. ZF2019, a genomic segment contains:
- a CDS encoding peptidase C14, with amino-acid sequence MTSSSVPPTSPRRSRRSETAPAPDVPRSGTRRGLLVGLGAAAIGGVTAVGGLTPADAATAAVPATPGASGSLRQVRVVGDLAKIKAKDGEIAIASGYHQPGDVGGLIYRGASGQGATVNGGTIVAGKNGTVWVLVHDGTVEFRQFGIMGPDTPADAALEAMVADAAIARIEGHTDLNFTKRHKLVRSHLELDFGGHLMTTEGIENAGTDDPFAAVMFFQGVLSTETQSAALSAAIPDLGDIFEVADSSWFAVDAWYAAEVNALSGRWERELQKLLQVTQIVDGTHIRVNYKNGWPLAKGRTITWTKVQPVQDIRISNLVFRGKGTDQYTGSHPIAFEYAVRCDVENIVGSLTFWPLIMRRWNTFYSTIGCTLSNPTSVTYGGAGYLTQQIYCLYGYVANCHTSNARHLNDFTASAYSMVENCHGDGDDQGPFVTHGQYEHDLTYTGNSGLMTFANSGAAWGSAAKRITVRKHVCSWFVARVKVTDLTLEDVRVIGKPSLAGSGMLWINADGAQLTGCTADSTLVITQASTASTRPTVIRDSWFGFAAPGSLTDASVKVPVTFENTTLENVGGMKILGAGEVTFRGSTLTAPTGSDPVQTASARTRITGSRLDNVSIQATGAAEQAIEVTASSVITGAGGTAIGRSGDKAVTVLLADSAFSRSESSGKHVSLTGGTNHYRATGCRFDGGALELTGGGFGGTSTLLHTANVESSVTRTGFPADSARVVTAGNITV; translated from the coding sequence ATGACCAGCTCCTCGGTTCCACCGACCTCCCCCCGCCGCTCCCGCCGCAGCGAAACGGCGCCCGCGCCCGACGTCCCCCGCTCCGGCACCCGCCGCGGCCTGCTCGTCGGTCTCGGGGCCGCCGCGATCGGCGGGGTGACCGCCGTCGGCGGGCTCACCCCGGCCGATGCGGCGACCGCTGCGGTCCCCGCGACGCCCGGCGCCTCCGGCTCGCTGCGCCAGGTGCGCGTCGTCGGCGACCTGGCGAAGATCAAGGCGAAGGACGGCGAGATCGCCATCGCCTCCGGCTACCATCAGCCCGGCGACGTCGGCGGACTGATCTACCGCGGTGCGTCCGGCCAGGGCGCGACCGTCAACGGCGGGACGATCGTCGCGGGCAAGAACGGGACGGTGTGGGTGCTCGTGCACGACGGCACCGTCGAGTTCCGCCAGTTCGGGATCATGGGGCCGGACACCCCGGCCGACGCGGCTCTGGAGGCGATGGTCGCCGACGCGGCCATCGCCCGGATCGAGGGCCACACCGACCTCAACTTCACCAAGCGCCACAAGCTGGTCCGCTCGCACCTCGAACTCGACTTCGGCGGCCACCTCATGACGACGGAGGGGATCGAGAACGCCGGGACGGACGACCCCTTCGCCGCGGTCATGTTCTTCCAGGGGGTCCTCTCGACCGAGACCCAGAGCGCCGCCCTCAGCGCGGCCATCCCGGACCTCGGCGACATCTTCGAGGTCGCCGACTCCTCGTGGTTCGCCGTCGACGCGTGGTATGCCGCGGAGGTCAACGCGCTGAGCGGGCGGTGGGAACGCGAGCTGCAGAAACTGCTGCAGGTGACGCAGATCGTCGACGGCACGCACATCCGCGTGAACTACAAGAACGGCTGGCCGCTGGCGAAGGGGCGCACGATCACCTGGACCAAGGTGCAACCGGTCCAGGACATCCGCATCTCCAACCTCGTCTTCCGCGGCAAGGGGACCGACCAGTACACCGGGTCGCACCCGATCGCGTTCGAGTACGCCGTGCGCTGCGACGTCGAGAACATCGTCGGCAGCCTGACGTTCTGGCCGCTGATCATGCGCCGCTGGAACACGTTCTACTCCACCATCGGCTGCACCCTCTCGAACCCGACGTCGGTGACCTACGGAGGGGCCGGGTACCTCACGCAGCAGATCTATTGCCTGTACGGATACGTCGCCAACTGCCACACGTCCAACGCGCGGCACCTGAACGACTTCACCGCGAGCGCGTACTCGATGGTCGAGAACTGCCACGGCGACGGCGACGACCAGGGCCCGTTCGTCACGCACGGCCAGTACGAGCACGACCTCACCTACACGGGCAACTCCGGTCTGATGACCTTCGCCAACTCGGGTGCGGCGTGGGGTTCGGCGGCCAAGCGCATCACGGTGCGCAAACACGTCTGCTCCTGGTTCGTCGCGCGGGTCAAGGTCACCGATCTGACGCTGGAGGACGTCCGGGTGATCGGCAAGCCCAGTCTGGCGGGCTCCGGGATGCTCTGGATCAACGCTGACGGTGCGCAGCTGACCGGCTGCACCGCCGACAGCACGCTCGTCATCACGCAGGCGTCGACCGCCTCCACCCGGCCGACGGTCATCCGCGACTCCTGGTTCGGCTTCGCGGCTCCGGGCAGCCTGACCGACGCCAGTGTGAAGGTGCCGGTCACCTTCGAGAACACGACGCTGGAGAATGTCGGAGGGATGAAGATCCTCGGGGCCGGGGAGGTCACCTTCCGCGGCTCCACGCTCACGGCCCCCACCGGGTCCGACCCGGTGCAGACGGCGTCGGCGCGCACGCGCATCACCGGCAGCCGCCTCGACAACGTGTCGATCCAGGCGACGGGCGCGGCAGAGCAGGCGATCGAGGTGACGGCGAGCAGCGTCATCACGGGCGCCGGAGGCACGGCGATCGGCCGGTCGGGGGACAAGGCGGTCACCGTGCTGCTCGCCGACAGCGCGTTCTCCCGCTCGGAGTCGAGCGGGAAGCACGTGTCGCTCACCGGGGGCACGAACCACTACCGCGCCACGGGCTGCCGCTTCGACGGCGGCGCGCTCGAGCTCACGGGAGGCGGCTTCGGCGGGACGTCGACGCTGCTGCACACCGCGAACGTGGAAAGCTCGGTGACACGCACCGGATTCCCCGCCGACTCGGCGCGCGTCGTGACCGCCGGCAACATCACCGTCTGA
- a CDS encoding SDR family NAD(P)-dependent oxidoreductase — MTAPASASAPVALVTGGAAGIGWEIGRRLAADGYRVVAADLVPGLTATTPEAGIVHRRLDVTDPDDVTAVFADVVAEFGRLDAVVNNAGIQRHRAIEDLSWDEWKAVVDVNLHGVFLCLQAAGRHMLAAGGGRIVNISSISSRGSAGRAPYASTKAAVVGLTATAGAEWAARGVRVNAVAPGYVDTGVFRQGVAAGTLSEETILARIPARRLAQPREIAATVAFLLSDDASYFAGQTLFADGGFLVDYGVPLASVPKP; from the coding sequence ATGACCGCACCCGCGTCCGCATCCGCCCCCGTCGCCCTCGTCACCGGAGGCGCGGCCGGCATCGGCTGGGAGATCGGGAGACGGCTCGCCGCCGACGGCTACCGGGTCGTCGCCGCCGACCTGGTCCCGGGGCTCACCGCGACGACGCCGGAGGCGGGGATCGTCCACCGTCGGCTCGACGTGACCGATCCGGACGACGTCACGGCCGTCTTCGCCGACGTCGTCGCCGAGTTCGGGCGGCTCGACGCGGTCGTGAACAACGCGGGCATCCAGCGTCACCGCGCGATCGAGGACCTGAGCTGGGACGAGTGGAAGGCCGTCGTGGACGTGAACCTGCACGGCGTCTTCCTCTGCCTCCAGGCCGCCGGCCGGCACATGCTGGCGGCCGGCGGCGGACGGATCGTCAACATCTCGTCGATCTCGTCGCGCGGCTCGGCGGGCCGCGCGCCGTACGCCTCCACGAAAGCCGCGGTCGTCGGGCTGACAGCGACGGCGGGCGCGGAGTGGGCGGCGCGCGGCGTGCGGGTGAACGCGGTCGCCCCCGGCTATGTCGACACCGGGGTCTTCCGTCAGGGCGTGGCAGCCGGGACGCTGAGCGAGGAGACGATCCTCGCCCGCATCCCGGCCCGCCGCCTCGCCCAGCCGCGCGAGATCGCGGCGACCGTCGCCTTCCTACTCTCCGACGACGCGAGCTACTTCGCCGGTCAGACCCTCTTCGCCGACGGCGGGTTCCTGGTCGACTACGGCGTGCCGCTCGCGTCGGTGCCGAAGCCGTGA
- a CDS encoding enolase C-terminal domain-like protein, with amino-acid sequence MTRELRTATTALPLPAPLQLGAMTVTRREFAAVRVEEGGEAGVAYGLTREAPMAEIVERLIAPHVLDGDLDPESLWDRAFRGSAIVGRVGLVRRALGLVDVALWDLHARQQGVPVWRLLGADGGPRAAMLVAAYPTAGRTVESLVEEVVVQARAGWPQVKISRSPDRGLMRDLLAELDRELPAGCGLVVDVGFGWRGADEAIDELAAWGSPRLAWLEDPLLPEDVVGCARIRRETGLTVAVGDEVTDPAVLQALAEGGGIDVARLDVVALGGITPSRAFLAWAADRGLPVSCHIGPEISTHLPGVQVETFARGPLPNPYDPSPVLVTGGPVFAGGRATPPSGPGLGFGFAPGTFDFGRSQ; translated from the coding sequence GTGACGCGCGAGCTGCGCACCGCGACGACGGCCCTGCCGCTGCCCGCGCCCCTGCAACTCGGCGCGATGACCGTCACCCGGCGGGAGTTCGCCGCCGTGCGCGTCGAGGAGGGCGGGGAGGCCGGAGTCGCGTACGGGCTCACGCGTGAGGCGCCGATGGCGGAGATCGTCGAACGCCTCATCGCGCCGCACGTGCTCGACGGCGATCTCGACCCCGAGTCGCTGTGGGACCGTGCGTTCCGCGGCAGCGCGATCGTCGGCCGCGTCGGCCTGGTGCGCCGTGCGCTCGGGCTCGTCGATGTGGCCCTCTGGGATCTGCACGCACGGCAGCAGGGCGTTCCCGTCTGGCGCCTGCTCGGCGCGGACGGCGGCCCGCGCGCCGCCATGCTCGTCGCCGCCTACCCGACGGCCGGCCGCACGGTCGAGAGCCTGGTCGAGGAGGTCGTGGTGCAGGCGCGCGCGGGCTGGCCGCAGGTGAAGATCTCGCGGTCGCCCGATCGCGGGCTCATGCGCGACCTCCTGGCCGAGCTCGACCGAGAGCTGCCCGCGGGCTGCGGTCTCGTCGTCGACGTCGGCTTCGGCTGGCGGGGCGCCGACGAGGCGATCGACGAGCTCGCGGCGTGGGGGAGTCCGCGGCTCGCCTGGCTCGAGGACCCCCTGCTCCCGGAGGATGTGGTCGGGTGCGCCCGGATCCGCCGGGAGACCGGACTCACGGTCGCGGTCGGCGACGAGGTCACCGACCCGGCCGTCCTGCAGGCTCTCGCCGAGGGCGGAGGCATCGACGTGGCGCGACTCGATGTCGTCGCCCTCGGCGGGATCACCCCCTCGCGGGCGTTCCTCGCCTGGGCGGCCGACCGCGGCCTCCCCGTCTCGTGCCACATCGGGCCCGAGATCAGCACGCACCTGCCGGGCGTGCAGGTCGAGACGTTCGCGCGCGGCCCCCTGCCCAACCCCTACGACCCCTCGCCGGTGCTCGTCACCGGCGGCCCGGTGTTCGCCGGCGGTCGTGCGACACCGCCGTCGGGTCCCGGGCTCGGCTTCGGGTTCGCACCGGGTACGTTCGACTTCGGGAGGTCGCAATGA
- a CDS encoding SDR family NAD(P)-dependent oxidoreductase, translated as MTRSVVVTGSGKGIGRGIAERLTADGWTVVGVERSASDTLEAGICAAVVVGDSAERAVHTRAAERAEELAPLAGWVNNAGVTVRTPLHALDEEAVRRVVETNGLGYLWGCSAAVAAFTARAAGGAIVNVGSIHGRASFVDHAAYEFTKGGIDALTRSVAVSYGPFGIRANTVAPGGVRTPHLDAQIAGAADPEAEERGLAEGPPLRRIATVAEVASLTAYLLSDEASYISGQSIAVDGGWTAAFGRPEADAGLAERYGLTGR; from the coding sequence ATGACACGCAGTGTGGTCGTCACCGGCAGCGGCAAGGGGATCGGGCGCGGCATCGCCGAGCGGCTCACGGCCGACGGCTGGACCGTGGTCGGAGTCGAGCGGTCGGCGTCGGACACCCTCGAGGCGGGGATCTGCGCGGCGGTCGTCGTCGGCGACTCCGCCGAGCGCGCGGTCCACACCCGGGCCGCGGAGCGTGCGGAAGAGCTGGCGCCGCTCGCGGGGTGGGTCAACAACGCCGGTGTCACGGTCCGCACCCCGCTGCACGCCCTCGACGAGGAGGCCGTGCGCCGTGTCGTCGAGACCAACGGCCTCGGCTATCTCTGGGGCTGCTCCGCCGCCGTCGCGGCCTTCACCGCGCGTGCGGCCGGCGGTGCGATCGTCAACGTGGGCTCGATCCACGGCCGCGCGAGCTTCGTCGACCACGCGGCGTACGAGTTCACCAAGGGCGGGATCGACGCCCTCACCCGTAGCGTGGCGGTCAGCTACGGTCCGTTCGGCATCCGCGCCAACACGGTCGCCCCTGGCGGGGTGCGGACGCCGCACCTCGACGCGCAGATCGCCGGGGCGGCCGACCCGGAGGCCGAGGAGCGCGGCCTCGCCGAGGGGCCGCCGTTGCGGCGGATCGCCACAGTCGCCGAGGTCGCGTCGCTCACGGCGTACCTGCTGAGCGACGAGGCCTCCTACATCAGCGGGCAGTCGATCGCGGTCGACGGCGGCTGGACGGCGGCGTTCGGTCGGCCGGAGGCCGACGCGGGCCTGGCGGAGCGGTACGGTCTCACCGGCCGCTGA
- a CDS encoding nuclear transport factor 2 family protein, whose translation MTALDALRIVTEQVDAFNAHDLDGFVATYAEDAIVTGVGEAALTGREEIRAFYADRLAYPGLHCTIDAHTLFGDRWVVAREQVVRDGVATETIATFDVRDGLIRRASMVKA comes from the coding sequence ATGACAGCACTCGACGCGCTCCGCATCGTCACCGAGCAGGTCGACGCGTTCAACGCGCACGACCTCGACGGCTTCGTCGCCACCTATGCGGAGGACGCGATCGTCACCGGGGTCGGCGAAGCGGCGCTCACGGGACGGGAGGAGATCCGCGCCTTCTACGCCGACCGGCTCGCCTATCCCGGGCTCCACTGCACCATCGACGCGCACACGCTCTTCGGCGACCGCTGGGTGGTCGCGCGCGAGCAGGTCGTGCGCGACGGGGTCGCCACCGAGACGATCGCCACGTTCGACGTGCGCGACGGGCTCATCCGGCGCGCGTCGATGGTCAAGGCCTGA
- a CDS encoding SDR family NAD(P)-dependent oxidoreductase produces MTLRRSLITGASSGIGSATAVELASAGHALWLTFTSGGAAAERVAAECREAGAAEVRVSRLDLRSPGSVTALVEEVSAAWGELHVLVNNGGVCPYRHYDDIELDEWDAVMETNVRGTFLLTRGLLPLLRAASGDRSIVNLSSIAGQLGALQTGMHYAASKGALLALTRSFARHLAAEGIRVNAVTPGPVTSAITDQLTGDGRDALESSIPLGRFGTPADVAWTIASLASERAGFVTGATYDVNGGVRID; encoded by the coding sequence ATGACTCTCCGCCGCAGTCTCATCACCGGAGCCAGCTCCGGCATCGGATCCGCCACCGCAGTCGAGCTCGCCTCCGCCGGGCACGCGCTCTGGCTCACCTTCACATCCGGCGGCGCCGCGGCCGAGCGGGTGGCCGCCGAATGCCGGGAAGCCGGGGCCGCCGAGGTGCGCGTCAGCAGGCTGGACCTCCGCTCCCCCGGGTCGGTCACCGCCCTCGTGGAGGAGGTCTCCGCCGCCTGGGGCGAGCTGCACGTGCTCGTCAACAACGGCGGGGTGTGCCCCTACCGCCACTACGACGACATCGAGCTCGACGAGTGGGACGCGGTGATGGAGACGAACGTGCGCGGCACCTTCCTCCTCACCCGCGGGCTGCTCCCCCTGCTGCGCGCCGCCTCCGGCGACCGCAGCATCGTGAACCTGTCCTCGATCGCCGGCCAGCTCGGCGCCCTGCAGACCGGGATGCACTACGCCGCCAGCAAGGGGGCTCTACTCGCCCTGACCAGGAGCTTCGCGCGGCACCTCGCCGCCGAGGGGATCCGCGTCAACGCGGTCACCCCCGGTCCCGTCACGAGCGCCATCACCGACCAGCTGACCGGCGACGGCCGCGACGCCCTCGAGTCCTCGATCCCGCTGGGCCGCTTCGGAACGCCGGCCGACGTGGCCTGGACGATCGCCTCGCTCGCCTCGGAGCGCGCCGGCTTCGTGACCGGCGCCACCTATGACGTCAACGGCGGCGTGCGCATCGACTGA
- a CDS encoding C-terminal binding protein produces the protein MTSDLVAITDCDLPGTAADDALTAAGLRVRRAASPSADDIAEAAADASALIVQWATIDGALLDRLPHLRFISRLGIGYDMIDVEAATERGILVANTPAYCLDEVATHTLAMILALGRGLIGYDRAVRAGRWSAVDARPMGFRPAATTVSVVGYGRIGSLVARRCAALGFRVLVADPMVDDGDVLAEGLEPVSLDDAIARADVLTLHAPLTDATRHLVDARALAAMRPSAVLVNTCRGPLVDEDALAEALASGGIAGAAIDVFDSEPLPATSRLRALDNVLLTPHAAWYSPQALADLPLHAAGNIVDHFAGRPVAAVVNRAVATAD, from the coding sequence ATGACTTCCGATCTCGTTGCGATCACCGACTGCGATCTGCCCGGCACCGCCGCCGACGACGCCCTCACCGCCGCCGGCCTGCGCGTGCGGCGCGCCGCCTCGCCGTCGGCCGATGACATCGCCGAGGCCGCGGCGGACGCATCGGCCCTGATCGTCCAGTGGGCGACCATCGACGGCGCACTGCTCGACCGCCTCCCCCACCTCCGCTTCATCAGCAGGCTCGGCATCGGCTACGACATGATCGACGTGGAGGCGGCGACTGAGCGGGGCATCCTCGTGGCGAACACGCCCGCCTACTGCCTGGACGAGGTCGCGACGCACACCCTCGCGATGATCCTCGCTCTCGGTCGCGGGCTCATCGGCTACGACAGGGCGGTGCGCGCCGGGCGCTGGTCCGCGGTGGATGCACGGCCGATGGGCTTCCGGCCCGCGGCGACCACCGTCTCCGTGGTCGGCTACGGCCGGATCGGCTCCCTGGTCGCCCGCCGCTGCGCCGCGCTCGGCTTCCGCGTGCTCGTCGCCGACCCGATGGTCGACGACGGCGACGTCCTGGCGGAGGGCCTCGAGCCCGTCTCGCTGGACGACGCGATCGCGCGGGCGGATGTGCTGACGCTGCACGCCCCGCTCACGGACGCCACCCGGCACCTCGTCGACGCACGCGCCCTCGCCGCCATGCGCCCGTCCGCCGTGCTCGTGAACACCTGCCGCGGCCCGCTCGTCGACGAGGACGCTCTCGCCGAGGCGCTCGCGTCCGGCGGCATCGCCGGGGCGGCGATCGATGTGTTCGACAGCGAGCCGCTGCCCGCGACCAGCCGCCTCCGCGCACTGGACAATGTGCTGCTGACCCCGCACGCGGCCTGGTATTCGCCGCAGGCGCTGGCCGACCTGCCGCTGCACGCGGCCGGGAACATCGTCGACCACTTCGCGGGACGGCCCGTGGCCGCCGTCGTCAACCGCGCCGTCGCCACCGCCGACTGA
- a CDS encoding fumarylacetoacetate hydrolase family protein: MRFQRLGPAGAERPYVRSAGRLFELDRLAPDIDPAFFAADGIARTAAALAAGELPEAAAETADLRVGPPVGRPPAIVCIGQNYAAHAAESGAAPPEHPIVFFKHPNTLVGPYDDILLPPGAERVDWEVELAVVIGRRARYLDTDAEAEACIAGFAVSDDVSERAWQLEVSGGQWSKGKSAETFNPLGPELVTPDEVDCTRLRLRSWVDDEPRQDSTTADLIFGVAALVRDLSQYLVLEPGDIINTGTPQGVALSGRFPYLVEGNTVRVAIDGLGEQRSRVRRATR; encoded by the coding sequence ATGCGATTCCAGCGCCTCGGCCCGGCGGGAGCCGAACGACCGTACGTCCGCTCCGCCGGCCGGCTCTTCGAGCTCGACCGGCTCGCGCCCGACATCGACCCGGCCTTCTTCGCGGCGGACGGGATCGCCCGCACCGCCGCCGCGCTCGCCGCCGGAGAGCTCCCGGAGGCCGCAGCCGAGACCGCGGACCTGCGGGTCGGGCCGCCCGTCGGCCGCCCGCCGGCGATCGTGTGCATCGGCCAGAACTACGCCGCGCACGCCGCCGAGTCGGGGGCAGCGCCGCCGGAGCATCCGATCGTCTTCTTCAAGCACCCCAACACGCTCGTCGGACCGTACGACGACATCCTCCTGCCGCCCGGCGCCGAGCGCGTCGACTGGGAGGTCGAGCTGGCCGTGGTGATCGGACGCCGCGCCCGCTACCTCGACACGGATGCCGAGGCGGAGGCCTGCATCGCCGGGTTCGCGGTCTCGGACGACGTCTCCGAGCGCGCCTGGCAGCTGGAGGTCTCCGGCGGCCAGTGGTCGAAGGGCAAGAGCGCCGAGACGTTCAATCCGCTCGGTCCGGAGCTGGTCACCCCCGACGAGGTCGACTGCACGAGGCTGCGGCTGCGCTCCTGGGTGGACGACGAGCCCCGGCAGGACTCGACGACGGCGGACCTGATCTTCGGCGTCGCGGCGCTCGTCCGCGACCTCAGCCAGTACCTGGTGCTCGAGCCCGGCGACATCATCAACACCGGCACGCCGCAGGGCGTCGCGCTCTCCGGCCGGTTCCCGTACCTCGTGGAGGGGAACACGGTGCGCGTGGCGATCGACGGGCTCGGGGAGCAGCGCAGCCGGGTGCGGCGCGCCACGCGCTAG
- a CDS encoding SMP-30/gluconolactonase/LRE family protein produces MTAYHARRATTETFELAEGPVWDAVNDRVLWVDILAGTVLSGRLDGAGITVTGSRSFGEPVGAVLPAADGRLAVVARERILFAAEGGAVEAGPVVVPTGARSRTNDAAVDPAGRLLVGTHPFDGGDGSEVLVQLDGDRVRVLDDDLLLSNGLCWSPDGGTLYSVDTLAATVWARDYDVGSGATGPRRVHLEVDGMPDGMCADTDGNLWIAFWGRGEVRRYDATGAVIDTVAVDAPHTSSVAFAGPGLHTLVITTARADLDADALAAAPASGALFTAEVAAQGLPQPRYRR; encoded by the coding sequence ATGACCGCCTACCACGCACGCCGGGCCACGACCGAGACGTTCGAGCTGGCCGAAGGCCCCGTGTGGGACGCGGTGAACGACCGCGTCCTCTGGGTCGACATCCTGGCAGGGACCGTGCTGTCCGGCCGGCTCGACGGCGCGGGCATCACCGTCACCGGGTCGCGGTCGTTCGGCGAACCGGTCGGCGCCGTGCTCCCGGCGGCCGATGGGCGCCTCGCCGTCGTCGCCCGGGAGCGCATCCTGTTCGCGGCGGAGGGCGGCGCCGTGGAGGCGGGACCGGTGGTGGTCCCGACCGGAGCCCGCAGCCGTACCAACGACGCCGCGGTGGACCCCGCCGGGCGCCTGCTGGTCGGCACGCACCCGTTCGACGGAGGCGACGGGTCCGAGGTCCTCGTCCAGCTCGACGGCGACCGCGTCCGCGTTCTCGACGACGACCTCCTGCTCTCCAACGGGCTGTGCTGGTCGCCCGACGGCGGCACGCTCTACTCGGTCGACACCCTCGCCGCGACGGTCTGGGCTCGCGACTACGACGTCGGCTCCGGAGCAACGGGGCCGCGCCGTGTGCATCTCGAGGTGGACGGAATGCCCGACGGCATGTGCGCGGATACCGACGGGAACCTGTGGATCGCGTTCTGGGGCCGCGGCGAGGTGCGCCGCTACGACGCGACGGGCGCGGTGATCGACACGGTCGCCGTCGACGCCCCGCACACGTCGAGCGTCGCGTTCGCCGGACCCGGGCTGCACACCCTGGTCATCACGACCGCACGCGCGGATCTGGACGCGGACGCGCTGGCGGCGGCGCCCGCGTCCGGCGCGCTGTTCACGGCGGAGGTGGCGGCGCAGGGACTGCCGCAGCCGCGCTACCGGCGCTGA
- a CDS encoding alpha/beta fold hydrolase has protein sequence MATATSADGTHIAYETAGTGPVIVLVDGASCHRASGPMRPIAAALASQLTAVAYDRRGRGESGDTLPFAVGREIEDIAALIDAVGGPVTLFGISSGGALALTAAAALGPELVSALVVYEPPYVPEGAQEPALAYTAALHDALFRGDRDAAAELFFRRVGVPEDQLAGLRQSPYWSGTVGLAPTLAYDDAALGDSLVPDEVVAALRVPVLGLAGGATPEFLRYGAATIAAEAAGGRYADLPGQTHAVEADALAPVLTDFVASAR, from the coding sequence ATGGCCACCGCGACCTCCGCCGACGGCACGCACATCGCCTACGAGACCGCGGGCACCGGGCCCGTGATCGTGCTCGTGGACGGTGCCTCCTGCCATCGCGCCTCCGGCCCGATGCGGCCGATCGCCGCGGCACTCGCGTCCCAGCTGACCGCTGTGGCCTACGATCGCCGCGGGCGCGGGGAGAGCGGCGACACCCTCCCCTTCGCCGTCGGGCGGGAGATCGAGGACATCGCGGCTCTGATCGACGCGGTCGGCGGCCCCGTGACCCTGTTCGGCATCTCCTCCGGCGGCGCGCTCGCGCTGACTGCGGCGGCCGCGCTCGGCCCGGAGCTGGTGAGCGCTCTGGTGGTCTACGAGCCGCCGTACGTGCCCGAGGGCGCGCAGGAGCCGGCCCTGGCCTATACGGCCGCCCTGCACGATGCTCTCTTCCGCGGCGACCGCGACGCGGCGGCGGAGCTCTTCTTCCGACGCGTCGGGGTGCCGGAGGATCAGCTCGCGGGCCTGCGACAGTCGCCGTACTGGTCGGGCACGGTCGGCCTCGCGCCCACGCTCGCTTACGACGACGCGGCGCTCGGCGACTCCCTGGTGCCGGACGAGGTCGTCGCGGCGCTTCGCGTGCCGGTGCTGGGGCTTGCAGGCGGCGCCACCCCGGAGTTCCTCCGCTACGGCGCCGCCACCATCGCCGCCGAGGCCGCGGGCGGTCGCTACGCCGATCTGCCGGGCCAGACGCACGCGGTCGAGGCCGATGCTCTCGCTCCGGTGCTGACGGACTTCGTGGCGTCGGCGCGCTGA